Part of the Methanobacterium paludis genome is shown below.
CTACATCTTCATTTAGGGCATTTAAATGGTTTTTTAACTTTTTAAGTTCCTTTTCCCGGTTGTAGAAATATTTTTCAAAGTCTGAAGGAACTCCTAAGGGTAGTATTGGAATGTTCATCACCACAATTTTAAGTGTAATTAATCCTACAGTTACAATTTTTAAGTATATTTAATTATACTAGTTCAACTTATTAAAAGTTCTAATTTGAGTATATCTAATTGTACTAGTTCAACTTATTAAACAGTATATCTAATTATACTGATCCTACTAACTATACTCTAAAATGTTAGTATATTTAATTATACCAGTCTATTTATTTAAAATGTGATACTTGGTACAATTAGTTGTATCGCTCTACAAACACAAAAACAAGAACAATTAAACCCCCAAACTACAATCAATTATCAGAGAATGGGTAAATCATAAATACAAACTGATAAAACATAAAATAGCAAAAAGAGGAGTATAAAGACTTAATGCGATTATACTTCCTCAGCTGAATAAACACCAATATCCATTTCTTTAGCTACAATATCTTCGATAGCTGCGCCAAATGCTTTGAAATGTTCTGTTTGCATATGTGCCTCTAAAACTTCAGGATTTTCCCACTGTTCGAGCATCAACAAAAGGTCATAGTCTTCAGTGCTTGCATACAGATTGTAGCTGATATTACCCGCATCTAAACGACTGGAATCAATCAGATCTTGCGATTTTGAAATAATATTATCCCTCTCACCAGATTTAGCAGTTATTTTAGCCGTTACCATTATCATGTTCCTTTCCTCCTTTGACAATCCCTGAAATTTTCATCCATCAATAAAGGATTTTCTCAACTGGTTAAAACATCCTTAAACTAATTCCATATAATGGAATCATCATATATAAACATAGCGAATGTTCTGTTTGTAATCTAGTAAAGTGACCTAGACAAAGTGATTGGGACTAAATGTTTTAGATTCTCACAATATGGATAAAAAAAGCATTAAAACCATGTAATATGAATAAAAGGAGTATTAATGTGTAATATGAATAAAAAAAGAATAAATA
Proteins encoded:
- a CDS encoding putative quinol monooxygenase — its product is MIMVTAKITAKSGERDNIISKSQDLIDSSRLDAGNISYNLYASTEDYDLLLMLEQWENPEVLEAHMQTEHFKAFGAAIEDIVAKEMDIGVYSAEEV